One Helianthus annuus cultivar XRQ/B chromosome 7, HanXRQr2.0-SUNRISE, whole genome shotgun sequence genomic region harbors:
- the LOC110938605 gene encoding trifunctional UDP-glucose 4,6-dehydratase/UDP-4-keto-6-deoxy-D-glucose 3,5-epimerase/UDP-4-keto-L-rhamnose-reductase RHM3 codes for MSSVHQSPRKSILITGAAGFIASHVTNRLVSNYPNYKIVALDKLSYCSCLKNLQPSFPFSNFKFVKADITSPDLINYLLDAEEIDTIMHFAAETHVDNSFGNSFEFTTNNIYGTHVLLEACKVTRRINRFIHVSTDEVYGESDFETDIGSSEASQLLPTNPYSATKAGAEMLVMAYHRSYGMPIITTRGNNVYGPNQFPEKIIPKFILLAMRGDPLPIHGDGSNVRSYLYSGDVAEAFDVVLHKGAIGHVYNIRTRNERSVLDVAADICKLFGFDVTKTIRYVNDRPFNDKRYFLDDQKLKDLGWEERTPWEAGLRMTIAWYRENPDWWGNVTSALHPHPRISPMVPSHNEEEFLIMQHKVACSTNDVKFLIYGRTGWIGGLLGKLCTDKGIPYAYGRGKLQDRKTLLSDIRAMQPTHVFNAAGVTGRPNVDWCETHKAETIRTNVVGTLNLADVCKQEGVYMINFATGCIYQYDTDHPQGSGIGFKEEDKPNFTGSFYSKTKAMVEGMLRDYDNVCTLRLRMPISSDLSNSRNFITKITRYNKVVNIPNSMSVLDELLPISIEMAKRKCKGVWNFTNPGVVSHNEILELYREYIDPNFKWVNFDLEEQAKVILAPRSNNELDVSKLKKEFPELLSVKSSIIKYVFKPNQRVE; via the exons ATGTCATCTGTTCATCAATCACCTCGAAAAAGCATTCTAATAACTGGTGCCGCAGGTTTCATTGCTTCTCATGTCACCAATCGTCTTGTTTCCAATTACCCTAATTACAAGATTGTTGCTCTTGACAAGCTTAGCTATTGTTCATGCCTCAAGAATCTACAACCATCTTTCCCATTTTCCAATTTCAAGTTTGTCAAAGCGGATATTACAAGTCCAGATCTCATCAATTACCTTCTGGATGCCGAAGAAATCGACACCATTATGCACTTTGCAGCCGAAACTCACGTTGATAACTCCTTCGGGAATTCATTCGAGTTCACCACCAACAATATTTATGGAACACATGTGTTGTTAGAAGCATGCAAGGTCACTAGGCGCATAAACCGGTTTATTCATGTGAGTACCGACGAGGTCTACGGTGAATCGGATTTCGAGACGGATATTGGGAGCTCCGAGGCCTCCCAATTGCTTCCCACCAACCCGTATTCGGCTACAAAAGCGGGTGCGGAGATGTTGGTCATGGCGTACCATAGATCATATGGGATGCCAATAATAACCACAAGAGGGAATAATGTGTATGGTCCGAACCAGTTTCCCGAAAAGATCATACCCAAATTTATTTTGCTAGCAATGAGGGGTGACCCGTTGCCCATTCATGGCGATGGGTCGAATGTTCGGAGTTATTTGTATAGTGGCGATGTCGCAGAGGCGTTTGATGTGGTGCTCCATAAAGGCGCGATTGGGCATGTTTATAACATCCGCACGAGAAATGAGAGGAGTGTGTTGGATGTAGCTGCGGATATATGTAAACTTTTCGGATTTGATGTCACGAAAACCATACGTTATGTAAACGATAGACCGTTTAACGATAAACGCTACTTTTTAGATGATCAAAAGCTAAAAGATCTCGGGTGGGAGGAGAGGACTCCGTGGGAAGCCGGGTTACGGATGACCATTGCATGGTATCGTGAAAACCCGGATTGGTGGGGGAACGTGACGTCCGCACTGCACCCCCACCCTCGGATCTCACCCATGGTACCATCACACAATGAAGAAGAGTTTTTGATCATGCAACATAAAGTTGCATGCTCGACTAATGATGTTAAGTTCTTGATCTACGGTCGGACCGGGTGGATAGGGGGATTGTTGGGAAAACTATGCACGGATAAAGGGATCCCGTATGCTTACGGTCGAGGTAAGCTTCAAGATAGGAAAACATTGCTAAGCGATATACGAGCAATGCAGCCTACACATGTGTTTAACGCGGCTGGTGTAACCGGCAGGCCGAATGTGGATTGGTGTGAAACGCATAAGGCCGAAACCATAAGAACAAACGTCGTTGGAACGTTAAATTTGGCTGATGTATGCAAGCAAGAAGGTGTTTATATGATAAATTTTGCAACCGGGTGCATATATCAATATGATACGGATCATCCTCAGGGTTCGGGGATCGGATTCAAGGAAGAAGATAAGCCTAACTTCACAGGATCGTTCTACTCCAAGACAAAGGCTATG GTGGAGGGAATGTTGAGGGACTACGACAACGTTTGCACATTAAGATTAAGGATGCCAATTTCATCGGATTTAAGCAACTCAAGAAACTTTATAACAAAGATCACACGTTACAACAAAGTGGTTAACATACCCAACAGTATGAGCGTGCTAGACGAGCTCCTACCAATATCGATAGAGATGGCAAAGAGGAAATGTAAAGGGGTGTGGAACTTCACAAATCCAGGTGTTGTGAGCCACAATGAGATCTTGGAGTTGTATAGAGAATACATAGACCCTAACTTCAAATGGGTCAATTTTGATTTGGAAGAACAAGCCAAAGTGATATTAGCTCCAAGAAGCAACAATGAGTTGGATGTATCTAAGCTCAAGAAAGAGTTCCCAGAGTTGTTGTCAGTTAAAAGTTCTATAATCAAGTATGTCTTTAAACCCAACCAGAGAGTTGAATGA